The Cystobacter fuscus DSM 2262 genome includes a region encoding these proteins:
- a CDS encoding citrate lyase holo-[acyl-carrier protein] synthase, producing MAMTVTKLVEGREGQNRALEARERRNKARQAVARSMSGRSLVELSLDGARESALEDDRERRFLTALQQVEAELGVAPSEMVEDETGFYGLFVTSMPALLARRRASRIEAREAWDQRLSIECYGLAGSQVATGKVPREAVSSPHLH from the coding sequence ATGGCCATGACCGTGACGAAGCTGGTGGAAGGACGAGAGGGACAGAACCGAGCCCTCGAGGCACGGGAGCGCCGCAACAAGGCGCGGCAGGCGGTGGCGCGGAGCATGTCGGGCCGATCCCTCGTCGAGCTGTCCCTGGACGGAGCCCGGGAGAGCGCCCTGGAGGATGACCGGGAGCGTCGCTTCCTCACCGCGCTGCAGCAAGTGGAGGCGGAGCTGGGGGTGGCGCCCTCGGAGATGGTGGAGGATGAGACGGGCTTCTATGGCCTCTTCGTCACCTCCATGCCCGCCCTGCTCGCCCGGCGCCGGGCCAGCCGCATCGAGGCGCGGGAGGCGTGGGATCAACGCCTGAGCATCGAGTGCTACGGGCTCGCGGGAAGCCAGGTGGCCACGGGCAAGGTGCCCCGCGAGGCCGTCAGCTCCCCCCACCTGCACTGA
- a CDS encoding pyridoxal phosphate-dependent aminotransferase has product MSPFSARTGFARTWNALALALASRRARGLPVMDLTETNPTRADLPLPAPAPLAHPEALRYAPESLGLLSAREAVAAFLGTRGAALRPEHLVLSASTSEAYGWLFKLLCEPGDNVLVPAPSYPLFEYLARLEGVETRTYRLPLAHGFGLDVDAVDAARDARTRAVLVVNPGNPTGHYLREGELEALSALCARTGLALVSDEVFSDFAWDAEPGRVGSVAGRALPMPTFSLSGLSKVAGLPGLKLAWMHVGGPEAARDEALARLELVADTYLPVNTPVQLSLPEWLAHAPVFQGAVLARVKENRRRLLEARPAGAPWDVVPAQGGWSAVLRIPLEPGEEATCLALLEEGVSVQPGYFYDFRGGAFLVLSLLTHPDVFTAALGPLARVLAAGG; this is encoded by the coding sequence GTGAGTCCCTTCTCCGCGCGCACGGGATTCGCGCGGACGTGGAACGCCCTGGCCCTGGCGCTCGCCAGCCGCCGCGCCCGGGGACTGCCGGTGATGGACCTCACGGAGACCAACCCCACCCGCGCGGACCTGCCCCTGCCCGCGCCCGCGCCGCTGGCCCACCCGGAGGCCCTGCGCTACGCCCCCGAGTCCCTGGGCCTGCTCTCCGCCCGCGAGGCGGTGGCGGCCTTCCTGGGCACGCGGGGCGCCGCCCTCCGCCCCGAGCACCTCGTCCTCTCGGCGAGCACGAGCGAGGCATACGGCTGGCTCTTCAAGCTGCTGTGCGAGCCGGGGGACAACGTGCTCGTGCCCGCGCCCAGCTACCCGCTCTTCGAGTACCTCGCGCGGCTGGAGGGGGTGGAGACGCGCACCTACCGCCTGCCCCTCGCGCATGGCTTCGGCCTGGACGTGGACGCGGTGGATGCCGCGCGTGACGCGCGCACGCGGGCGGTGCTCGTGGTGAATCCCGGCAACCCCACGGGCCACTACCTGCGCGAGGGCGAGCTGGAGGCACTGAGTGCCCTGTGCGCGCGGACCGGGCTGGCGCTCGTGTCCGACGAGGTCTTCTCCGACTTCGCCTGGGACGCGGAGCCGGGGCGGGTGGGCTCGGTGGCCGGGCGGGCGCTGCCGATGCCCACCTTCAGCCTGTCGGGGCTGTCGAAGGTCGCCGGCCTGCCGGGCCTCAAGCTCGCGTGGATGCACGTGGGGGGACCCGAGGCGGCGCGGGACGAGGCCCTGGCGCGCCTGGAACTGGTGGCGGACACGTACCTGCCGGTGAACACGCCCGTGCAGCTCAGCCTGCCGGAGTGGCTGGCCCACGCGCCTGTCTTCCAGGGCGCGGTGCTCGCGCGGGTGAAGGAGAACCGGCGCCGGCTGCTCGAGGCCCGGCCGGCGGGAGCGCCCTGGGACGTGGTGCCCGCTCAGGGCGGCTGGAGCGCCGTGTTGCGCATTCCCCTGGAGCCCGGCGAGGAGGCCACGTGTCTGGCCCTGCTGGAGGAAGGGGTGAGCGTGCAGCCGGGATACTTCTATGACTTCCGGGGAGGGGCCTTCCTCGTGTTGTCGCTGTTGACGCACCCGGACGTCTTCACCGCCGCCCTGGGGCCGCTCGCGCGCGTGCTGGCCGCGGGCGGCTAG
- the bioD gene encoding dethiobiotin synthase, protein MARKRALPPVPRFFVTGTDTGVGKTQASRALLSLMADAGLSPQGFKPYESGCASLRAPADALSLREAARSDLPLDLVCPHRFRAPLAPGIAARRLGREPDWGVTLAAWERVGKGAVVAEGAGGLFVPLDSSHDVIDLISTLGLPVLLVARAGLGTLNHTALSLEALAARNIPVAAVLLSRSTPTRDPSERDNAALIAERHGVRVLGPVPYLLQPVRRHAAFRAALAPLLGMDRARAR, encoded by the coding sequence ATGGCCCGCAAACGTGCGCTTCCCCCCGTCCCCCGCTTCTTCGTCACGGGCACCGACACCGGCGTGGGCAAGACCCAGGCCTCGCGTGCCCTGCTGTCCCTGATGGCCGACGCGGGGCTGTCCCCCCAGGGCTTCAAGCCCTACGAGAGCGGGTGTGCCTCGCTGCGCGCCCCCGCGGACGCGCTGAGCCTGCGCGAGGCCGCGCGCAGCGACCTGCCCCTGGACCTCGTCTGTCCCCACCGCTTCCGAGCGCCCCTGGCCCCGGGCATCGCCGCGCGCCGCCTCGGCCGCGAGCCCGACTGGGGCGTCACCCTCGCCGCCTGGGAGCGGGTGGGCAAGGGGGCCGTGGTCGCGGAGGGCGCCGGCGGCCTCTTCGTCCCGCTCGACTCCTCCCACGACGTCATCGATCTCATCTCCACGCTCGGCCTGCCCGTGCTGCTCGTGGCCCGCGCGGGCCTGGGCACGCTCAACCATACGGCCCTGTCCCTCGAGGCCCTCGCCGCGCGCAACATCCCTGTCGCGGCGGTGCTGCTGTCGCGGAGCACCCCCACGCGCGACCCTTCCGAGCGCGACAACGCGGCGCTCATCGCCGAGCGTCATGGCGTCCGTGTCCTGGGCCCTGTTCCCTACCTGTTGCAGCCGGTACGCCGTCACGCGGCGTTCCGCGCGGCACTCGCCCCGCTGCTCGGGATGGATCGCGCGCGAGCCCGATAA
- the bioB gene encoding biotin synthase BioB, with protein sequence MSAHAPSDDSFHGHAHFATPPPGVTVRHDWTLPEVRALYALPLLELIHKAQSVHRAVFQDNKVQLCSLLSIKTGGCPEDCGYCPQAARHHTGVKAEKLMPVEAVLSSAAQARAAGATRFCMGAAWREVKDGPQFDSVLEMVKGVKALGMEACATLGMLSESQAARLREAGLSAYNHNLDTSAEHYGDIISTRTYDDRLRTLERVRKAGISVCSGGIIGLGESVEDRCGLLLTLANQEVHPESVPINALVAVKGTPLENQKPVESVEMVRTIATARLLMPLSMVRLSAGRKQMNEEAQLLCMLAGANSIFFGDKLLTTGNPEYAQDMALLEKAGIRPMEPDMSR encoded by the coding sequence ATGTCCGCCCACGCCCCTTCCGACGACTCGTTCCACGGCCACGCCCACTTCGCCACGCCGCCTCCCGGTGTCACCGTCCGCCATGACTGGACGCTGCCCGAGGTGCGCGCCCTCTACGCGCTGCCGCTGCTGGAGCTCATCCACAAGGCGCAGAGCGTCCACCGGGCCGTCTTCCAGGACAACAAGGTGCAGTTGTGTTCGCTCCTGTCCATCAAGACGGGCGGCTGTCCCGAGGACTGCGGCTACTGCCCCCAGGCGGCGCGCCACCACACGGGCGTGAAGGCCGAGAAGCTCATGCCGGTGGAGGCCGTGCTCTCCTCCGCCGCCCAGGCCCGGGCCGCGGGCGCCACGCGCTTCTGCATGGGCGCGGCCTGGCGCGAGGTGAAGGACGGTCCCCAGTTCGACAGCGTCCTGGAGATGGTGAAGGGCGTGAAGGCGCTCGGCATGGAGGCGTGTGCCACGCTGGGCATGCTCTCCGAGAGCCAGGCCGCGCGGCTGCGCGAGGCGGGCCTGTCCGCCTACAACCACAACCTGGACACCTCGGCCGAGCACTACGGGGACATCATCTCCACGCGCACGTATGACGATCGGCTGCGCACGCTCGAGCGCGTGCGCAAGGCGGGCATCTCCGTGTGCTCGGGCGGCATCATCGGCCTGGGCGAGAGCGTGGAGGACCGCTGCGGGCTCTTGCTCACGCTGGCCAACCAGGAGGTGCACCCGGAGTCGGTGCCCATCAACGCGCTGGTGGCGGTGAAGGGCACGCCCCTGGAGAACCAGAAGCCGGTGGAGTCGGTGGAGATGGTGCGTACCATCGCCACGGCGCGCCTGCTCATGCCCTTGTCCATGGTGCGCCTGTCCGCGGGCCGCAAGCAGATGAACGAGGAGGCGCAGCTGCTCTGCATGCTCGCGGGCGCCAACTCCATCTTCTTCGGCGACAAGCTGCTCACCACGGGCAACCCCGAGTACGCCCAGGACATGGCCCTGCTGGAGAAGGCGGGCATCCGGCCGATGGAGCCGGACATGTCCCGGTGA
- a CDS encoding GlsB/YeaQ/YmgE family stress response membrane protein — translation MSIIWFIVVGLVAGLIARALVPGRQSMGLVMTMILGIVGSFVGGFIGALFSPGRSVLDLHPSGLIMSVIGSIVVLFLAGWAGRGRRIHA, via the coding sequence ATGAGCATCATTTGGTTCATCGTGGTGGGTCTGGTGGCGGGTCTGATCGCGCGTGCTCTGGTTCCGGGCCGCCAGTCCATGGGTCTCGTCATGACGATGATCCTGGGCATCGTGGGTTCGTTCGTGGGTGGCTTCATCGGCGCGCTGTTCTCGCCGGGCCGGAGCGTCCTCGACCTGCATCCCTCGGGTCTCATCATGTCGGTGATTGGCTCCATCGTCGTGTTGTTCCTGGCGGGCTGGGCGGGCCGCGGACGCAGAATCCACGCCTGA
- the radA gene encoding DNA repair protein RadA produces the protein MAKAKTHYACQACGYQSAKWLGKCPDCGAWSSLVEETETKVDEKRPAWGASGGASKPVRLREVSGEQEQRRHTGIAEFDRVLGGGVVDGSLVLLGGDPGIGKSTLLLAALDRLGHAGPVLYVSGEESLRQTKMRAERLRVEGESIHLFAETDAERVLSVAESLKPRALVVDSIQTMYLPELGSAPGSISQVREVAGRFMAFAKRSGVPTFLVGHVTKEGSIAGPRVLEHMVDTVLYFEGERGHPFRILRAHKNRFGSTNEIGVFEMKGAGLVEVADPSALFLAERPAGKAGSVVTCTLNGTRPLLVEVQALVAPTGYGTARRTAIGVDGNRVALLAAVLEKKEDIPLVGCDLFVNVAGGMQLSEPACDLAVCAALVSSLQNRPLEAHTLVLGEVGLAGEVRAVGQVEPRLAEAAKMGFQRAVIPKGSARRLEDSKLEVVGVETLSEALGAMFD, from the coding sequence ATGGCGAAGGCGAAGACGCATTACGCGTGTCAGGCATGCGGGTACCAGTCGGCGAAGTGGTTGGGGAAGTGCCCCGACTGCGGCGCGTGGAGCTCGCTGGTGGAGGAGACCGAGACGAAGGTGGACGAGAAGCGCCCGGCCTGGGGCGCCTCGGGCGGAGCCTCCAAGCCGGTGCGGCTGCGCGAGGTGAGCGGCGAGCAGGAGCAGCGCCGGCACACGGGCATCGCCGAGTTCGACCGGGTCCTCGGCGGCGGAGTGGTGGACGGCTCGCTGGTGCTGCTCGGCGGAGACCCCGGCATCGGCAAGTCCACGCTGCTGCTCGCCGCGTTGGACCGGCTGGGCCACGCGGGCCCGGTGCTCTACGTGTCGGGCGAGGAGTCCCTGCGGCAGACGAAGATGCGCGCCGAGCGCCTCCGGGTGGAGGGCGAGTCCATCCACCTCTTCGCGGAGACGGACGCGGAGCGGGTGCTCTCGGTGGCCGAGTCGCTCAAGCCCCGGGCGCTGGTGGTGGACTCCATCCAGACCATGTACCTGCCGGAGCTGGGCAGCGCGCCGGGGAGCATCTCCCAGGTGCGCGAGGTGGCCGGACGCTTCATGGCCTTCGCCAAGCGCAGCGGCGTGCCCACCTTCCTCGTGGGCCACGTGACGAAGGAGGGCTCCATCGCCGGCCCGCGCGTGCTCGAGCACATGGTGGACACCGTGCTCTACTTCGAGGGCGAGCGCGGCCACCCCTTCCGGATTCTGCGGGCGCACAAGAACCGCTTCGGCTCGACGAACGAGATTGGCGTCTTCGAGATGAAGGGCGCGGGGCTCGTGGAGGTGGCCGACCCCTCGGCGCTCTTCCTCGCCGAGCGCCCGGCGGGCAAGGCGGGCAGCGTGGTGACGTGCACGCTCAATGGCACCCGGCCCCTGCTGGTGGAGGTGCAGGCGCTGGTGGCGCCCACCGGCTACGGCACCGCGCGGCGCACGGCCATCGGCGTGGATGGCAACCGCGTGGCCCTGCTCGCCGCGGTGCTGGAGAAGAAGGAGGACATTCCCCTGGTGGGCTGCGACCTCTTCGTCAACGTGGCCGGCGGCATGCAACTGTCCGAGCCGGCGTGTGACCTGGCGGTGTGCGCGGCGCTGGTGAGCAGCCTGCAGAACCGGCCGCTCGAGGCGCACACCCTGGTGCTCGGCGAGGTGGGACTCGCGGGCGAGGTGCGCGCGGTGGGCCAGGTGGAGCCGCGGCTCGCCGAGGCGGCGAAGATGGGCTTCCAGCGCGCCGTCATTCCCAAGGGCAGCGCCCGGCGACTCGAGGACTCCAAGCTGGAGGTGGTCGGCGTGGAGACCCTGTCCGAGGCGCTCGGCGCCATGTTCGACTGA
- the bioF gene encoding 8-amino-7-oxononanoate synthase, with protein MSARAAGVATAWAEEGLAALKARGLRRYLEPLDSAQGPLVRLGGETLVNFASNDYLGLAASPTVRAAAAAALEVHGVGSGASRLVVGDTSAHQRLEARLAAFEHAEAVLLFNSGYAANVGTLQALVGPEDAVFSDALNHASLIDGCRLSRARTVVYPHSDVEALERALASTPARRRLVVTDTVFSMDGDVAPLRDIVQVCQAHGAALLVDEAHATGVLGERGAGLCEALGLEGAVDVRMGTLSKSLGGLGAYIAASRPVVDFVLQRARPLVYSTALPAALCAAAEAAVDIVERDDALRARLWRNIHRFSKGLRELGFAAEPRSAVFPVIVGEPERAVAASQALRSRGLLVKAIRPPTVPEGTSRLRFCLSAAHTEGQLDLALAALRSLNL; from the coding sequence GTGAGCGCGCGCGCCGCGGGCGTGGCCACCGCGTGGGCCGAGGAGGGGCTCGCCGCCCTGAAGGCCCGGGGGCTGCGCCGCTATCTGGAGCCGCTCGACTCCGCCCAGGGGCCGCTCGTGCGCCTGGGCGGCGAGACGCTCGTCAACTTCGCCTCCAACGACTACCTGGGCCTGGCCGCGTCGCCCACCGTGCGCGCCGCGGCCGCCGCCGCGCTCGAGGTGCATGGCGTGGGCTCCGGCGCGAGCCGGTTGGTGGTGGGCGACACCTCCGCGCACCAGCGGCTGGAGGCCCGGCTCGCCGCCTTCGAGCACGCCGAGGCCGTGCTCCTGTTCAACTCGGGCTACGCGGCCAACGTGGGCACCCTCCAGGCGCTCGTGGGCCCCGAGGACGCCGTCTTCTCCGACGCCCTCAACCATGCCTCCCTCATCGACGGCTGCCGGCTGTCACGCGCCCGCACGGTCGTCTACCCCCACTCGGACGTCGAGGCGCTGGAGCGCGCCCTGGCCTCCACCCCCGCGCGCCGCCGGCTCGTCGTCACCGACACCGTGTTCTCCATGGATGGAGACGTCGCCCCCCTGCGCGACATCGTCCAGGTGTGCCAGGCCCACGGCGCGGCGCTCCTCGTCGACGAGGCGCATGCCACGGGCGTGCTCGGCGAGCGGGGGGCGGGCTTGTGCGAGGCGCTGGGCCTGGAAGGGGCCGTGGACGTGCGCATGGGCACGTTGAGCAAGTCGCTCGGCGGGCTGGGGGCGTACATCGCCGCGTCCCGCCCGGTGGTGGACTTCGTGCTCCAGCGCGCCCGGCCGCTCGTCTATTCCACCGCGCTGCCCGCCGCCCTGTGCGCCGCGGCCGAGGCCGCCGTGGACATCGTCGAGCGGGACGACGCCCTGCGCGCCCGGCTGTGGCGCAACATCCACCGCTTCTCCAAGGGGCTGCGAGAGCTCGGCTTCGCCGCGGAGCCGCGCAGCGCCGTCTTCCCCGTCATCGTGGGCGAGCCCGAGCGCGCCGTCGCGGCCTCCCAGGCGTTGCGCTCCCGGGGCCTGCTCGTGAAGGCCATCCGCCCGCCCACCGTCCCCGAAGGCACCAGCCGGTTGCGCTTCTGCCTGTCCGCCGCGCATACCGAGGGCCAGCTCGACCTGGCGCTCGCCGCCCTGCGCTCCCTCAATCTCTGA
- a CDS encoding RCC1 domain-containing protein has protein sequence MLYGHTSWSAYCAVFFLLVMGGCQGTDGQGTPGGDESITKAERNIEARGTPIRMEGGAHHTLAVRQDGTVWASGYNYHGELGNGTATDSLSPVQVSNLTGVISVAAGYYHSLALKSDGTVWAWGLNTYGNLGDNTTTTRTKPVQVLNLTGVIAIAADYYQSFALKSDGTVWSWGYNGNSALGNASPATQKLPAQVQQSFGGILSPLTDVVAIAAGTHHTLALKSNGTVWSWGLNSSGQLGNGTLATQSAAVQAVNLTDAVAISAGAAHSLALRANGAVVSWGANTYGQLGNGTTTTSASPVGVSGLNNIKSLAAGGNHSLALKSDGTVTAWGYNAYGQVGNGATANVLSPIAVSTLSGVTAVSAGVSHSHAIGSSNGVIWGWGLNTYGGLGNNTKVNRSTPGTILLTSGLQGVAGGAQHTIYVKGDGTVWAWGSNTYGQIGDGTPLRRLTPVQLSTLTGIIAVAAGANHSLALAANGTVFAWGRNNHGQLGDGSTTNRSLPTQVPNLTGIVALAAGATHSLALRFDGTVYAWGRNHLGQLGDETCTDRLSPVAVHYLEKVVAISAGDNHSLAIHQNGTAFAWGSDEHGQLCDSGSGSGRFSPLISQIPGIVKGIGIAAGANHTLLLEANGTAWACGDNLYGQLGDGTTTDKSAPVPITTLTNAARLAAGGNTSAALTTNGTVSTWGLNSSGQLGDNTTASRTTIAPVLRTVYPTVEVFSGVASLGAGTAHLTAVKTDGYVHSWGLNDSGQIGDGTLVNRPLPTAALLP, from the coding sequence ATGTTGTATGGCCACACGTCGTGGAGTGCGTATTGTGCTGTCTTTTTCCTGCTCGTCATGGGGGGTTGCCAGGGAACAGACGGGCAGGGAACACCGGGTGGTGACGAGAGCATCACGAAGGCCGAGCGAAACATCGAGGCCCGCGGAACCCCCATCAGGATGGAAGGAGGAGCACACCATACGCTCGCTGTTCGCCAGGATGGAACGGTCTGGGCGTCTGGATACAATTATCATGGCGAGCTCGGCAACGGAACCGCGACCGATAGCCTTTCACCGGTCCAGGTTTCCAACCTGACCGGTGTCATCTCCGTCGCCGCCGGGTATTACCACTCGCTGGCCCTCAAGTCCGACGGCACCGTATGGGCCTGGGGCCTCAACACCTATGGCAACCTCGGTGACAACACCACGACCACTCGGACCAAACCCGTGCAGGTGCTCAACCTCACTGGCGTCATCGCCATCGCGGCCGACTATTACCAATCCTTCGCGTTGAAGTCGGATGGAACGGTCTGGTCGTGGGGGTACAATGGCAATAGCGCACTCGGAAACGCGTCACCCGCGACCCAGAAACTCCCAGCGCAGGTGCAGCAGTCGTTCGGCGGTATCCTCTCCCCCCTCACGGATGTCGTCGCGATTGCCGCGGGCACCCACCACACACTCGCCCTCAAGTCGAACGGAACGGTCTGGAGTTGGGGCCTCAATAGCTCTGGCCAGCTCGGAAATGGAACACTGGCGACCCAGTCCGCCGCCGTGCAGGCCGTGAACCTGACCGATGCGGTGGCCATCTCCGCCGGAGCAGCACACTCCCTCGCCCTGAGAGCGAACGGAGCCGTGGTTTCCTGGGGCGCCAACACCTACGGCCAGCTCGGCAATGGCACCACCACCACCAGTGCCAGCCCCGTGGGCGTTTCCGGACTGAACAACATCAAGAGTCTGGCCGCCGGAGGCAACCACTCACTCGCGCTCAAATCCGATGGAACGGTCACCGCCTGGGGGTACAACGCTTACGGGCAGGTGGGCAATGGCGCCACGGCCAATGTGCTTTCTCCCATAGCCGTATCGACGCTCAGCGGAGTGACAGCCGTGTCCGCGGGGGTCTCTCACTCCCACGCGATCGGAAGCTCGAACGGTGTCATCTGGGGCTGGGGGCTCAATACCTATGGAGGACTGGGTAACAATACCAAGGTGAATCGCTCCACACCTGGAACCATCCTGCTCACCTCGGGGCTCCAGGGTGTCGCGGGTGGCGCTCAACATACGATCTACGTCAAGGGGGACGGTACGGTGTGGGCCTGGGGCTCCAACACGTACGGACAGATCGGTGATGGGACGCCCTTGAGACGATTGACGCCGGTTCAGCTCAGCACCCTGACCGGCATCATCGCGGTAGCGGCTGGAGCGAACCATTCGCTCGCCCTGGCTGCCAATGGCACCGTCTTCGCCTGGGGCCGTAACAACCACGGCCAGCTCGGAGATGGAAGCACCACGAACCGGAGCCTGCCCACCCAGGTTCCGAACCTGACCGGCATCGTGGCCCTCGCGGCGGGAGCAACGCACTCGCTCGCCTTGCGGTTCGACGGGACGGTCTATGCCTGGGGAAGAAACCACCTGGGGCAGCTCGGAGATGAAACCTGTACCGATCGACTCTCCCCCGTCGCGGTCCATTACCTCGAAAAAGTCGTCGCCATTTCGGCGGGTGACAACCACTCCCTGGCGATCCACCAGAACGGCACCGCCTTCGCCTGGGGAAGCGATGAGCACGGACAGCTCTGTGATTCCGGCTCGGGTTCCGGGCGGTTCAGCCCGCTCATCTCGCAGATTCCCGGCATCGTGAAGGGCATCGGCATCGCCGCGGGTGCGAACCACACGCTGTTGCTGGAAGCCAACGGAACGGCCTGGGCCTGTGGTGACAACCTGTACGGCCAGCTCGGTGACGGCACGACGACCGACAAGTCCGCGCCCGTGCCCATCACCACCCTGACCAATGCCGCGCGCCTCGCGGCTGGCGGAAATACCTCCGCGGCCCTGACCACGAATGGCACCGTGTCAACCTGGGGTCTCAACAGTTCCGGACAGCTCGGCGATAACACCACCGCCAGCAGGACCACGATCGCCCCGGTTCTGCGCACTGTCTACCCGACGGTTGAGGTCTTCTCCGGAGTGGCCAGCCTCGGAGCCGGTACCGCGCACCTCACGGCGGTGAAGACCGATGGCTACGTCCATTCATGGGGCCTCAACGACTCCGGGCAGATAGGGGATGGCACCCTGGTGAATCGTCCGCTGCCCACGGCGGCCCTGCTTCCCTGA
- a CDS encoding OPT family oligopeptide transporter, protein MKPDSAGPAATQSLQPATEFQPYIPAERMDVAEFTPKAVIIGVFFGIIFGAATVYLALKAGLTVSASIPIAVLAISLLKKLGGSTILENNVVQTIGSAGESIAAGVVFTLPGFLFLSPASQGASFFEYWTIFTLALLGGVLGTLMMVPLRRSLIVKEHANLPYPEGTACASVLIAGEKGGDLAKIAFQGVGFAFVYALLQKIVKLIAETPGLVTKQTNRFFPSATLNGDITPEYLGVGYIVGPKIAGVLVAGGVLAWLGLIPLLATLVPGDTIAEQLVKLGYLQSLTTAGGPGGWDPATHTFRDTAAAIYRAYVRQIGAGAVAAGGFITLLKTLPTIVSAFQESLASFKEGAGKAVQKRTENDLPITVVLFGSAALILVLAVLPFLPGSVFGRLMLGILIVVFGFFFVTVASRIVGIIGSSSNPISGMTIATLMATCLIFIGIGWTGDIYQPMALCVGGMVCIAAANAGATSQDLKTGYLVGATPRAQQIGLMIGAVAAAIVIGLTMKLLDTPTEAMRAQGILHRIGTDAYPAPQGTLMATLIKGLLSFNLDWQFVLVGVFLSVTMELCGVKSLSFAVGAYLPLSTTAPIFVGGAIKGLSDFVAQRKGEHVEESELGPGNLFSTGLVAGGALAGVVVAMLSVYGPINDVISRLSVEHALTNVLGAGGYQLLGVLAFAFMCFVLYRVSRRPSRV, encoded by the coding sequence ATGAAGCCTGATTCCGCTGGTCCCGCCGCGACCCAGTCCCTCCAGCCCGCCACAGAATTCCAGCCCTACATCCCCGCCGAGCGGATGGACGTGGCGGAGTTCACCCCCAAGGCCGTCATCATCGGGGTGTTCTTCGGCATCATCTTCGGCGCCGCCACGGTGTACCTGGCGCTCAAGGCGGGCCTGACGGTCTCGGCGTCCATCCCCATCGCGGTGCTCGCCATCTCCCTGCTCAAGAAGCTGGGGGGCTCGACGATCCTCGAGAACAACGTGGTGCAGACCATCGGCTCGGCGGGCGAGTCCATCGCCGCGGGCGTGGTGTTCACCCTGCCCGGCTTCCTCTTCCTGAGCCCCGCGAGCCAGGGCGCGAGCTTCTTCGAGTACTGGACCATCTTCACGCTGGCGCTGCTGGGCGGCGTGCTGGGCACGTTGATGATGGTGCCGCTGCGCCGCTCGCTCATCGTCAAGGAGCACGCCAACCTGCCCTACCCGGAAGGCACGGCGTGCGCCTCGGTGCTCATCGCGGGAGAGAAGGGCGGTGACCTGGCGAAGATCGCCTTCCAGGGCGTGGGCTTCGCGTTCGTGTACGCGCTCCTGCAGAAGATCGTGAAGCTCATCGCCGAGACGCCGGGGCTGGTGACGAAGCAGACCAACCGGTTCTTCCCCTCCGCCACGCTCAACGGCGACATCACCCCGGAGTACCTGGGCGTGGGCTACATCGTCGGACCGAAGATCGCCGGCGTGCTCGTGGCCGGTGGCGTGCTCGCGTGGCTGGGCCTCATCCCGCTGCTGGCCACGCTGGTGCCGGGTGACACCATCGCCGAGCAGTTGGTGAAGCTCGGCTACCTGCAGAGCCTCACCACGGCGGGAGGCCCGGGCGGGTGGGATCCGGCGACGCACACCTTCCGCGACACCGCGGCGGCCATCTACCGCGCGTACGTGCGGCAGATTGGCGCGGGCGCGGTGGCCGCGGGCGGCTTCATCACGCTGCTCAAGACGCTGCCCACCATCGTGTCCGCCTTCCAGGAGAGCCTCGCGTCCTTCAAGGAGGGCGCCGGGAAGGCCGTGCAGAAGCGCACCGAGAACGACCTGCCCATCACCGTGGTGCTCTTCGGCAGCGCGGCCCTCATCCTGGTGCTGGCCGTGCTGCCCTTCCTGCCCGGGAGCGTGTTCGGCCGGCTGATGCTGGGCATCCTCATCGTGGTGTTCGGGTTCTTCTTCGTGACGGTGGCCTCGCGCATCGTGGGCATCATCGGCTCGTCGTCCAACCCCATCTCCGGCATGACGATCGCCACGCTGATGGCCACCTGCCTCATCTTCATCGGCATTGGCTGGACGGGGGACATCTACCAGCCCATGGCGCTGTGCGTGGGCGGCATGGTGTGCATCGCGGCGGCCAACGCGGGCGCCACGTCGCAGGACCTGAAGACGGGCTACCTGGTGGGCGCCACCCCGCGCGCGCAGCAGATCGGCCTGATGATTGGCGCGGTGGCGGCGGCGATCGTCATCGGGCTCACCATGAAGCTGCTGGACACGCCCACCGAGGCGATGCGCGCCCAGGGCATCCTGCACCGCATCGGCACGGACGCGTACCCCGCCCCGCAGGGCACGCTCATGGCCACGCTCATCAAGGGCCTGCTGTCCTTCAACCTGGACTGGCAGTTCGTGCTCGTGGGCGTCTTCCTGTCGGTGACGATGGAGCTGTGCGGCGTGAAGTCGCTGTCCTTCGCCGTGGGCGCCTACCTGCCCCTGTCCACCACCGCCCCCATCTTCGTGGGCGGCGCCATCAAGGGCCTGTCCGACTTCGTGGCCCAGCGCAAGGGCGAGCACGTGGAGGAGTCGGAACTCGGCCCCGGCAACCTCTTCTCCACGGGCCTGGTGGCCGGTGGCGCGCTCGCGGGCGTGGTGGTCGCCATGCTGTCGGTGTACGGGCCCATCAACGACGTCATCTCCCGGCTGTCGGTGGAACACGCCCTCACCAACGTCCTGGGCGCGGGGGGTTACCAGCTGCTCGGCGTGCTCGCCTTCGCCTTCATGTGCTTCGTGCTCTACCGCGTCTCGCGCCGCCCCTCGCGGGTGTGA